One Misgurnus anguillicaudatus chromosome 19, ASM2758022v2, whole genome shotgun sequence genomic region harbors:
- the LOC129431488 gene encoding hemicentin-1-like, producing the protein MLQSLFGLFYVSAVSQLVTLTGTQAECPIKFNPPSVVVEYGSSVSVNCSTDVTHDGMGWEANVGGVPMTTDKLITWRVSNLRQWDIRPQCYINYNRTQCKTYLPITIYKTPDNVTISTVDHTGPMTERSPYKLQCDIMNVAPKNVTVKWFKGETEVKTETFNDFIKTPGNVRSTLNITAVRDDDRVQYRCEAELKLGADGPQPPPKVTSNPFQITVQYSPKHTQVNEIITKTDGEITLNCTVAANPPATYSWSSKHLKETNNSAVLSSSTLTPGNYTCTATNTLGKSQKRFFINSGGSRITFMVNLTFLQLLVALRIVM; encoded by the exons ATGCTTCAGAGTTTGTTTGGACTTTTTTATGTCTCTGCGGTCTCTCAGTTAGTGACTCTCACAG GTACACAAGCAGAATGTCCTATAAAGTTTAACCCACCGAGTGTTGTTGTGGAGTACGGCAGCTCAGTTTCAGTGAATTGTAGCACTGATGTCACACATGATGGGATGGGCTGGGAAGCCAATGTAGGAGGAGTACCCATGACCACAGACAAACTGATCACCTGGAGAGTGTCTAACCTGAGACAATGGGACATACGGCCACAGTGCTACATAAACTACAATAGGACTCAATGCAAAACTTATCTCCCAATAACTATTTACA AGACTCCAGATAATGTCACCATCAGCACAGTGGATCACACAGGACCAATGACTGAGAGATCACCATATAAGCTCCAGTGTGACATCATGAATGTGGCTCCTAAGAATGTCACTGTGAAATGGTTTAAAGGAGAGACAGAGGTGAAAACTGAGACCTTCAATGACTTTATCAAGACTCCAGGGAATGTGAGATCTACACTTAACATCACTGCAGTCAGAGATGATGATAGAGTTCAGTACAGATGTGAAGCAGAGCTGAAACTGGGAGCAGATGGACCTCAACCTCCTCCTAAAGTGACATCAAACCCTTTTCAGATTACAGTACAGT ATTCACCAAAACATACTCAAGTAAATGAGATCATCACGAAAACAGATGGGGAGATCACTCTGAACTGTACAGTAGCAGCAAATCCACCTGCTACTTACTCCTGGTCCTCAAAACATTTGAAGGAGACGAACAATTCAGCAGTGCTCTCATCCTCTACACTGACTCCAGGAAACTACACATGCACTGCTACAAACACTCTGGGAAAGTCTCAAAAAAGATTCTTCATTAATTCTGGAG GCAGTCGCATCACATTCATGGTTAATCTCACTTTTCTTCAGCTGCTGGTTGCTTTAAGGATTGTCATGTGA
- the LOC141349185 gene encoding vascular cell adhesion protein 1-like, whose amino-acid sequence MLQSLLGLFYLSAVSQLVTLTGTQAECPIKLNPQSVVVEYGSSVSVDCSTDVTHDGMGWEVAIGGVPMTKAKLITWRVSNLRQWDIRSQCYINYNRKQCSTFVPITIYKTPDSVSINTVNHRGPITEGSQDELQCDIVNVAPVKRLIVKWFKEETEVKTETFNDTIKTPVNVTSTLEITVDRDDYGVQYRCEAELELGADGPQPPPKVTSKSLNIVYDICDLLQFNPSRVVVEYGSSVSVDCSTDVTHDGMGWEAAVGGVPMTTDKLITWRVSNLTKWNIRPQCYINYNMNQYAQLLPFIVYKTPDSVSINTVNRPITEGSQYELQCDIVNVAPVKRLIVKWFKGETEVKTETFNDTIKTPVNETSTLQITAVRSDDGVQYRCEAELKLGADGPQPPPKVTSKPFQITVQ is encoded by the exons aTGCTTCAGAGTTTGCTTGGACTTTTTTATCTCTCTGCGGTTTCTCAGTTAGTGACTCTCACAG GTACACAAGCTGAATGTCCTATAAAACTCAACCCACAGAGTGTTGTTGTGGAGTACGGCAGCTCTGTTTCAGTGGATTGTAGCACTGATGTCACACATGATGGGATGGGCTGGGAAGTCGCTATAGGAGGAGTACCCATGACCAAAGCCAAACTGATCACCTGGAGAGTGTCCAACCTGAGACAATGGGACATACGGTCACAGTGCTACATAAACTACAATAGGAAACAATGTTCAACTTTTGTCCCAATCACTATTTACA AGACTCCAGATAGTGTCTCCATCAACACAGTGAATCACAGAGGACCAATAACTGAGGGATCACAGGATGAGCTCCAGTGTGATATTGTGAATGTGGCTCCTGTTAAGAGACTCATTGTGAAATGGTTTAAAGAAGAGACAGAAGTGAAAACTGAAACCTTCAATGACACCATCAAGACTCCAGTGAATGTTACATCTACACTTGAGATCACTGTAGACAGAGATGATTATGGAGTTCAGTACAGATGTGAAGCAGAGCTGGAACTGGGAGCAGATGGACCTCAACCTCCTCCTAAAGTGACATCTAAATCTCTCAACATCGTTTATG ATATTTGCGATCTTCTTCAGTTCAACCCATCAAGGGTTGTTGTGGAGTACGGCAGCTCTGTTTCAGTGGATTGTAGCACTGATGTCACACATGATGGGATGGGCTGGGAAGCCGCTGTAGGAGGAGTACCCATGACCACAGACAAACTGATCACCTGGAGAGTGTCTAACCTGACAAAATGGAACATACGGCCACAGTGCTACATAAACTACAATATGAATCAATATGCACAATTACTCCCATTCATTGTTTACA AGACTCCAGATAGTGTCTCCATCAACACAGTGAATCGACCAATAACTGAGGGATCACAGTATGAGCTCCAGTGTGATATTGTGAATGTGGCTCCTGTTAAGAGACTCATTGTGAAATGGTTTAAAGGAGAGACAGAAGTGAAAACTGAAACCTTCAATGACACCATCAAGACTCCAGTGAATGAAACATCTACACTTCAGATCACTGCAGTAAGATCTGATGATGGAGTTCAGTACAGATGTGAAGCAGAGCTGAAACTGGGAGCAGATGGACCTCAACCTCCTCCTAAAGTGACATCAAAACCTTTTCAGATAACAGTACAGT AG